AACTCCTTCTTCAAGTGCAGTGTGTCCAAGTTCTTCACGAGCTTTTAAATCATTTATGAATTTTTCATAATCATTAATGATATCCTGATTGAAACTTTTTGTCATTTCTTCTAATGCTTCTGTTTTATTTTTAGCTTTTAAATTAAATAAAACTTGATTTTTAGAAATTAAATTTTCTAATTTCATAAAATAACCTCCTGTATTTCTATATCTTTTAATAATTCATTGATTAATGTTTTTTCACCTATTCCATAAGAATAAGCTGTAGAAGAACCACATGCAACTGCAAGTCTTAATGCTTCAATATCATTGTAGTGATTATGATAAGCATAAGCAAACCCTGCAACCATAGAATCTCCTGCACCTATAGAGTTAATATATTTACCTTTTGGAATATTTGCTTTTAAATATTTACCTTTTTTAACTAATATAGCACCATTTGAACCCATGGAAACAAGTACATTTTCTACACCTTTTTCTATAAATTTAGAAGCTAAGTCATATAGTTTTTTATCATCGTTTATATTTTCACTAAATACTTCTTCTAGTTCCTTGATATTAGGCTTAATTAATACATTGTTAGATATATTATCAAGTAATAAAGACCCTCTAGTATCTAGAAATACTTTTGCAGAAGTAATTTTAGATAATTCATGATAAATATTTTTTTCTAGACCATTTGCAAGAGAGCCTGATAAAATTAGTATGTCTTTATCAGTTAATTTTGATATTTGTTCTTTAAGTTTTAAAACATCATTATCATTTAATTTTTCAGAAAGACCTGCAATTTCTGTTTCTTCTTCTTTATCATTTATTTTTATATTTATCCTTGTTGTTCCTTCGGTTTTAATGAAATCATGTCTTATATCCATTTCATTTAACTTTTCAAGTATAAAGTTACCAGTAAAGCCTGCTATATATCCTAATGCTATAGATTCTAATCCTAGATTTTTAAGCATTATAGATACATTTATACCTTTACCACCAGCTCTTAAATTGATTTCTTTTGATATATTTAGTTCGCCATTTTTTAACTCATCTAAATAGACATCATAATCAAGTGCTGGATTAAGTGTTAATGTGTAAATCATTTGTCCTCCTCAGTTATTAGCGTACAATCTTTTAAGTTAGCAAAGCTTGCGTTTGTTATTAAACCTATTTTACTTTTATCAGCTAAAATAAATTTTTGTTTTGACCTATTACAAACGGCTTCTTTGATTAAGGCTTCTTCTATATCAGGTGTACTAAAACCAAATTTATCATCCACACCATTTGATCCTAAGAAACATTTATCAAAATTAAAGTGTTCTAATTGTTTTATTGCATATGTTCCTATAATAGCTTTGGTAATTTCTTTAACCTTACCACCTAATAATATGAAGTTTATATTATTGTCTATCAAAGCTTCTATATGAGTTATAGCATTAGTTATGACAGTTATATTCATATTTTTAAGGTAAGGAATTAATTCAAATGTAGTAG
The nucleotide sequence above comes from Pseudostreptobacillus hongkongensis. Encoded proteins:
- the pfkB gene encoding 1-phosphofructokinase translates to MIYTLTLNPALDYDVYLDELKNGELNISKEINLRAGGKGINVSIMLKNLGLESIALGYIAGFTGNFILEKLNEMDIRHDFIKTEGTTRINIKINDKEEETEIAGLSEKLNDNDVLKLKEQISKLTDKDILILSGSLANGLEKNIYHELSKITSAKVFLDTRGSLLLDNISNNVLIKPNIKELEEVFSENINDDKKLYDLASKFIEKGVENVLVSMGSNGAILVKKGKYLKANIPKGKYINSIGAGDSMVAGFAYAYHNHYNDIEALRLAVACGSSTAYSYGIGEKTLINELLKDIEIQEVIL
- a CDS encoding DeoR/GlpR family DNA-binding transcription regulator encodes the protein MKSLQKERIDLIYKLTEEKTYVKYSNIAKNLNISEATIRRDVKKMETLGLINIISGGIEIRNNNNDIEYNLRIKKNLNQKKSIAKNASKYINRNETIFLDAGTTTFELIPYLKNMNITVITNAITHIEALIDNNINFILLGGKVKEITKAIIGTYAIKQLEHFNFDKCFLGSNGVDDKFGFSTPDIEEALIKEAVCNRSKQKFILADKSKIGLITNASFANLKDCTLITEEDK